One Streptomyces sp. RPA4-2 genomic window carries:
- a CDS encoding glycerate kinase yields MLIAADKFKGSLTAVEVAERVTAGLRRVAPAAVVESLPVADGGDGTVDAAVAAGFERREVRVAGPLGDEVTAAFALRGDTAVVEMAEASGLQRLPAGTFAPLTASTYGSGELLRAALDAGARTIVFGVGGSATTDGGAGMLSALGARFLDADGERVSPGGAALGDVVTADLSGLDARLSSVDLVLASDVDNPLTGPKGAPAVYGPQKGASPDDVVVLDTALTHFTAVLEKAIGSRAAEYAAAPGAGAAGGIGYGALVVGARFRPGIEVMLDVLGFAPALDRADLVITGEGSLDEQTLHGKAPAGVATAARAAGKEVVAVCGRLALPPEALGRAGIRRAYPLTDVEPDIAKCIADAGPILERVAEDIGRDFLI; encoded by the coding sequence GTGCTGATCGCCGCGGACAAGTTCAAGGGCTCGCTGACCGCCGTCGAGGTCGCGGAGCGGGTGACGGCCGGGCTGCGCCGGGTGGCGCCGGCCGCCGTGGTCGAGTCGCTGCCGGTGGCCGACGGCGGCGACGGCACCGTCGACGCGGCGGTCGCGGCCGGGTTCGAGCGCCGGGAGGTACGGGTCGCCGGGCCCCTGGGGGACGAGGTCACGGCCGCCTTCGCGCTGCGGGGCGACACCGCGGTCGTCGAGATGGCGGAGGCCAGCGGGCTGCAGCGGCTGCCCGCCGGGACCTTCGCGCCGCTCACCGCGTCGACGTACGGCTCCGGGGAACTGCTGCGCGCCGCACTGGACGCGGGGGCGCGCACGATCGTGTTCGGTGTCGGCGGCAGTGCCACGACGGACGGTGGCGCGGGGATGCTGTCCGCGCTGGGGGCGCGCTTCCTCGACGCTGACGGCGAGCGGGTGTCACCCGGTGGTGCGGCGCTCGGCGACGTGGTGACCGCGGACCTGTCCGGCCTGGACGCCCGGCTCTCCTCGGTCGATCTCGTCCTCGCCAGCGACGTGGACAACCCCCTGACGGGTCCCAAGGGCGCCCCGGCCGTGTACGGCCCCCAGAAGGGCGCGAGCCCCGACGACGTGGTGGTCCTGGACACCGCGCTCACCCACTTCACCGCCGTCCTGGAGAAGGCGATCGGTTCGCGGGCCGCCGAGTACGCGGCCGCGCCCGGTGCCGGAGCGGCGGGCGGCATCGGGTACGGAGCGCTCGTCGTGGGCGCGCGTTTCCGTCCCGGCATCGAGGTCATGCTCGACGTCCTCGGCTTCGCCCCGGCTCTCGACCGGGCCGACCTCGTCATCACCGGTGAGGGCTCGCTCGACGAGCAGACCCTGCACGGGAAGGCCCCGGCGGGCGTCGCGACGGCCGCGCGTGCGGCGGGCAAGGAGGTCGTCGCGGTCTGCGGACGGCTCGCGCTTCCCCCGGAGGCGCTCGGGCGGGCCGGCATCCGGCGGGCGTACCCGCTCACCGACGTCGAGCCCGACATCGCGAAGTGCATCGCGGACGCGGGTCCGATCCTGGAGCGTGTCGCGGAGGACATCGGACGCGACTTCCTCATCTGA